One region of Bdellovibrio bacteriovorus genomic DNA includes:
- the speE gene encoding polyamine aminopropyltransferase: MKALGRHILVEFSGCNAEVLNDVSIIEKSMIDAAQIAGATVINSTFHHFSPWGVSGVVVIQESHLAIHTWPEYRYAAVDLFTCGDSVDPWVSFEHLKKAFQANYSAIEMNRGSLHVIQKSDFQPKHLRTEPSFDLKKGFQIERNVWFTDKDENQALSLRYTGDVLFDETNPFQRVRVLDSYSHGKFLAINNMVMCTERDEFHYHEMISHPVMQAHGNAKNILVIGGGDGGTIRELFKYDQIEKVTMVEIDEAVVRASKQHLPKIASEFGNPKLNLIIGDGIQFVKDAAANSYDVIIVDGSDPVGPAKGLFTADFYNNCKNALKEGGIIITQGESPMFHEGTFVELNSCLKGIFGKSSVHTMLFHATTYPSGMWSLQVGVKGNYHPAKDFNKDKARQFSSAKGLKYYNEELHSAAFTLPTFVRTMLGENA, encoded by the coding sequence TTGAAAGCTTTAGGTCGCCATATTTTAGTTGAGTTCAGTGGTTGTAACGCCGAGGTTTTGAACGATGTATCGATCATCGAAAAAAGTATGATTGATGCCGCTCAAATTGCTGGAGCTACGGTTATTAATTCGACCTTTCACCATTTCTCTCCCTGGGGTGTGAGTGGTGTGGTGGTGATCCAAGAAAGTCATTTGGCCATCCACACATGGCCGGAATACAGATATGCCGCTGTCGATCTTTTCACATGCGGTGACTCTGTAGACCCTTGGGTTTCTTTTGAGCACTTGAAAAAAGCTTTCCAGGCAAATTACTCGGCGATTGAAATGAATCGTGGTTCTTTGCACGTGATCCAAAAATCAGATTTCCAACCGAAGCACTTGCGCACAGAGCCTTCCTTCGATTTGAAAAAAGGTTTCCAAATCGAACGCAACGTTTGGTTCACGGATAAAGATGAAAACCAGGCTTTGTCTTTGCGCTACACAGGGGATGTGCTATTCGACGAAACAAATCCGTTCCAACGCGTTCGCGTTTTGGATTCTTATTCTCATGGCAAATTCCTTGCTATCAACAACATGGTGATGTGCACAGAGCGTGACGAGTTCCACTATCACGAGATGATTTCTCACCCGGTGATGCAAGCTCACGGAAACGCGAAAAATATTCTAGTCATCGGCGGTGGTGACGGCGGAACGATCCGTGAACTTTTCAAATATGATCAAATTGAAAAAGTAACGATGGTCGAAATCGACGAAGCTGTTGTGCGTGCTTCTAAACAACATCTTCCAAAAATCGCGTCTGAATTCGGTAATCCGAAATTGAATCTTATTATCGGTGACGGCATTCAATTCGTGAAAGACGCGGCAGCAAACTCTTACGATGTGATCATCGTTGACGGTTCGGACCCCGTAGGTCCAGCAAAAGGTCTTTTCACGGCCGATTTCTATAACAACTGCAAAAACGCATTAAAAGAAGGCGGCATCATCATCACACAAGGTGAATCGCCCATGTTCCATGAAGGCACTTTCGTTGAATTGAATTCGTGCTTAAAAGGCATTTTTGGAAAATCCAGCGTCCACACGATGCTTTTCCACGCCACAACGTACCCATCAGGAATGTGGAGCTTGCAAGTCGGTGTAAAAGGAAACTATCACCCTGCGAAAGACTTCAACAAAGACAAAGCGCGCCAATTCTCTTCAGCCAAAGGTCTTAAATACTACAATGAAGAGCTGCACTCTGCTGCGTTCACTTTGCCAACCTTCGTCAGAACGATGCTTGGCGAAAATGCTTAA
- a CDS encoding superoxide dismutase, with product MFKLPTLPYAKTELAPLFNEEQMNYHYDKHHKAYLDNLNKMMETDASLKGKSLEEIVLSSSGGVFNNAAQGWNHTFYWFNMAPQGKGGQPSADLDAAIKRDFGSMDELKAKFVDGGMKTFGSGWIWLCTDASGKLSLVSTSNAQVPFTNNGPTPLMVADVWEHAYYVDYRNLRQKYLETFWNQINWNFVSENYASKKVRDLTKSMT from the coding sequence ATGTTCAAACTTCCAACACTTCCCTACGCAAAAACTGAATTAGCTCCTTTGTTCAATGAAGAACAAATGAACTATCACTACGACAAACATCACAAAGCTTATTTGGACAACTTGAATAAGATGATGGAAACCGATGCTTCGTTGAAAGGTAAATCTCTTGAAGAGATCGTACTTTCATCTTCTGGCGGCGTATTTAACAACGCAGCTCAGGGCTGGAACCACACATTCTATTGGTTCAACATGGCTCCGCAAGGCAAAGGCGGACAACCTTCTGCAGATCTTGATGCCGCAATCAAACGCGACTTCGGTTCTATGGATGAGTTGAAAGCAAAATTCGTTGATGGCGGTATGAAAACTTTCGGTTCAGGCTGGATCTGGCTCTGCACAGATGCTTCTGGCAAATTGAGCCTAGTATCAACTTCAAACGCACAAGTTCCATTCACAAACAACGGCCCAACTCCATTGATGGTTGCTGACGTTTGGGAACACGCGTACTACGTTGATTACCGCAATCTTCGTCAAAAATACCTTGAGACTTTCTGGAATCAAATCAACTGGAACTTCGTTTCAGAAAACTATGCTTCCAAAAAAGTTCGCGATTTGACGAAATCAATGACGTAG
- a CDS encoding flavodoxin family protein produces the protein MKKILVLNGSPAGDGGNCARWGSWILRCFKKLGVDCSVEVVHLKTTSYGASLKKKISAADGFVFVTGTYWDSWGSPLQKLLEEMTELEGTSSLMGKPCAVFVLMHSVGGKSVLSRLQGVLSTMGLLIPPMSGMVYSLVSEVALRSKSSHRDDFWQKEDAFLILSNLVKACDYRVDWETWPVDKKDPRRIWLKN, from the coding sequence ATGAAAAAGATTTTGGTTTTAAATGGGAGTCCGGCTGGGGATGGTGGGAATTGTGCTCGGTGGGGTTCTTGGATTTTGAGGTGTTTTAAGAAATTGGGTGTGGATTGTTCTGTGGAAGTTGTGCATTTAAAGACGACTTCTTATGGGGCTTCTTTGAAGAAGAAGATTTCTGCGGCCGATGGATTTGTTTTTGTTACGGGGACTTATTGGGATTCTTGGGGGAGTCCTTTGCAGAAATTGCTTGAGGAGATGACGGAGCTTGAGGGGACTTCTTCTTTGATGGGGAAGCCTTGTGCGGTTTTTGTTTTGATGCATTCGGTGGGTGGGAAGTCGGTGCTTTCTCGTCTTCAAGGGGTGTTATCGACTATGGGGCTTTTGATTCCGCCTATGAGTGGGATGGTTTATTCTTTGGTTTCTGAGGTGGCGCTTCGTTCGAAGTCTTCGCATCGTGATGATTTCTGGCAGAAAGAAGATGCGTTTCTTATTCTTTCGAATCTGGTGAAGGCTTGCGATTATCGTGTGGATTGGGAAACTTGGCCGGTCGACAAAAAGGATCCTCGTCGGATCTGGCTGAAAAACTAG
- a CDS encoding BON domain-containing protein, producing MNTLLKKNHEDCELAQKLRERIKWDKRVSEADLDIVVRGGVVIVSGCVDTSYKKNAALEAISDTEGVWAVEDRIVVPVDFHRTDDEITEILMSELMEMIKIDGEHIEIDVMNGVVKLYGEVFRPRLKAMADASAWELSGVKDVINFIEIKDPPRRAPLTTDEYQPLFHNPGTDFEATLKEVS from the coding sequence ATGAATACTCTTCTTAAGAAAAACCATGAAGATTGCGAACTAGCTCAAAAACTACGTGAACGAATTAAATGGGATAAGAGAGTAAGTGAAGCTGACCTCGATATCGTCGTCCGTGGAGGTGTAGTCATTGTCAGTGGCTGCGTTGATACCTCATACAAAAAGAATGCGGCACTGGAAGCGATCTCTGACACCGAAGGCGTTTGGGCCGTGGAAGATCGAATTGTAGTTCCAGTAGATTTTCATAGGACGGATGACGAGATTACGGAAATCCTGATGTCCGAGTTGATGGAAATGATCAAGATCGATGGAGAGCATATCGAAATCGATGTGATGAACGGAGTCGTAAAACTTTACGGCGAAGTGTTCCGTCCTCGACTGAAAGCGATGGCCGATGCCTCAGCTTGGGAGCTCTCCGGGGTGAAGGACGTCATTAATTTCATCGAAATTAAAGACCCACCTCGCCGAGCTCCTCTTACTACTGATGAATACCAACCGCTGTTCCACAACCCCGGAACAGATTTTGAGGCAACTCTGAAGGAGGTTTCTTGA
- a CDS encoding HPF/RaiA family ribosome-associated protein — protein sequence MQTDIYYRDITKTENLEAYLLEKVEGTVEDFFKYDSGAHLTVRVETDRHRSQTRKPSYICEVILKASYIRNVIKVRKTDENFKRCVANTVDALKVILSKQSSLKSQHRRRDPALNYQPESWEDGVA from the coding sequence ATGCAAACAGACATCTACTACAGAGACATCACTAAGACTGAAAACCTAGAAGCTTATTTGTTGGAAAAGGTGGAAGGTACAGTCGAAGACTTCTTTAAATACGATAGTGGTGCTCATCTCACAGTGCGAGTGGAAACAGATCGACATCGATCGCAGACTCGTAAGCCCAGCTATATCTGTGAGGTCATCCTTAAAGCCTCTTACATCCGTAACGTCATCAAAGTACGTAAAACAGATGAGAACTTTAAGCGATGTGTAGCTAACACCGTAGACGCTTTGAAAGTAATCTTAAGTAAACAGTCCTCTTTGAAATCTCAGCACCGTCGTCGTGACCCGGCTTTGAACTATCAGCCGGAATCATGGGAAGACGGTGTGGCTTAA
- a CDS encoding LysR family transcriptional regulator: MFNYNHLYYFYVTARLGGVSNAAKYLHISQPSLSSQLKVFESAIDQKLFEKKGRNLQLTPEGEKAYAYSKKIFDIANEFAESLRSPTEKQSQKIRIGVTDQVERPFIADLLSPLIREKRRNIEKTFFVSSAPSEILVNQLRSEEIDLVLTNKPIYAEDVKELASANMPVNLMVSSKNLKDMKIRISRNTSALDFLNAVPWGLIIPSYKMKLRHETDLYFQEIKGRKKVVLESDIISVVGRAIVDGAGVGFMPVPYLLDEVNNGTITLLGPKAGYWKHSLYLLGRKDDHYDDTVEEVKNSIKRLEKY; encoded by the coding sequence ATGTTCAACTACAACCATCTTTATTACTTTTATGTAACAGCTCGTCTGGGTGGCGTCAGTAACGCTGCTAAGTACTTACATATCAGTCAGCCTTCCCTGAGTTCTCAGTTAAAAGTGTTTGAATCTGCCATTGATCAAAAGTTATTCGAAAAAAAAGGTCGCAACTTACAGCTCACTCCTGAAGGAGAAAAAGCTTACGCTTATTCAAAAAAGATATTCGACATCGCCAACGAGTTTGCTGAAAGTCTGCGCTCGCCGACGGAAAAACAAAGTCAGAAAATTCGCATTGGTGTCACTGATCAGGTCGAGCGTCCATTTATCGCAGACCTATTAAGCCCTTTGATTCGAGAAAAAAGACGAAATATTGAGAAAACTTTTTTCGTCAGCTCAGCCCCCTCTGAAATTTTAGTGAATCAATTGCGCAGTGAAGAAATAGATTTGGTTTTAACAAATAAACCTATTTACGCTGAAGATGTGAAAGAACTTGCGTCCGCAAACATGCCCGTCAATTTAATGGTCTCAAGTAAAAATTTGAAAGACATGAAAATCCGCATTTCAAGAAACACTTCTGCGCTGGATTTTTTAAATGCCGTTCCCTGGGGACTGATTATTCCCTCTTACAAAATGAAACTACGCCACGAAACAGATCTTTACTTTCAAGAGATCAAAGGGCGAAAAAAAGTAGTTCTTGAAAGCGATATCATCTCTGTCGTTGGAAGAGCCATCGTGGATGGCGCCGGAGTAGGCTTCATGCCCGTGCCTTATCTCTTGGACGAAGTGAATAACGGGACAATCACTTTGCTAGGGCCCAAGGCAGGCTATTGGAAGCACAGCCTTTACCTTCTGGGTCGCAAAGACGATCATTATGATGATACTGTCGAAGAAGTGAAAAACAGCATTAAGCGGCTGGAAAAATATTAA
- a CDS encoding M20/M25/M40 family metallo-hydrolase, translating into MKTATMALLFVAATASAHVAPLESFETKPILADLKDLRALNIPVLAKDERIEVGYAIVTPLMQQRIQERAHQVGKCGGFEDLSQDVMLHSKGFDKMLQSLADIQEKNELYERAPFKILSLTKDARIEAALTEVSESNLRSYVTWLSSFPNRNNRDPQPNRHVDEMKQRLEAMLGNATIPYEISIIGHTSTKQNSIRVRLPGSERPNEIVVLGGHLDSINQSWGGDKAAPGADDNASGSANLIEALRILMNKEQPKRTVEIFWYAGEESGLLGSAEIAKQYKAEKKDVVAVLQLDMTLFPGSGELVIGSMTDFTSAWLRDYLKAMNETYLHARVVDDKCGYGCSDHASWNRQGYPALMPFEATFRNSNQNIHTAKDVISPASNFKHSAVYTKIALVMAMDLANSQARQPY; encoded by the coding sequence ATGAAAACTGCCACGATGGCACTTTTATTCGTCGCAGCGACGGCCTCGGCCCATGTTGCGCCTCTTGAAAGCTTCGAAACCAAGCCTATCCTCGCAGATCTGAAAGACCTAAGAGCTTTGAACATCCCGGTTTTAGCCAAGGATGAGCGTATTGAGGTGGGTTATGCGATTGTTACTCCTCTCATGCAGCAAAGAATTCAAGAGCGTGCTCACCAGGTGGGTAAGTGCGGTGGCTTTGAAGATCTTAGCCAGGATGTGATGTTGCATTCCAAAGGCTTTGATAAAATGTTGCAAAGCTTGGCCGACATTCAGGAAAAAAATGAGCTTTACGAACGTGCTCCTTTCAAAATTCTTTCACTGACTAAAGACGCAAGGATTGAAGCCGCATTGACGGAAGTCAGCGAAAGCAACCTTCGCAGTTATGTGACATGGCTTTCTTCTTTTCCGAACAGAAATAATCGGGATCCTCAGCCGAACCGCCACGTCGATGAAATGAAGCAGCGTTTGGAAGCGATGCTAGGAAATGCGACCATCCCTTATGAGATCTCCATCATCGGTCACACTTCGACAAAACAAAATTCAATTCGTGTGCGTTTGCCAGGTTCTGAAAGACCGAACGAGATCGTTGTTCTTGGTGGACATCTTGATTCAATCAATCAATCGTGGGGCGGAGATAAAGCCGCTCCTGGAGCTGACGACAATGCTTCTGGTTCGGCGAATTTGATCGAAGCCTTACGTATTTTGATGAATAAAGAACAGCCTAAGCGCACCGTCGAAATCTTCTGGTATGCCGGCGAAGAGTCTGGCCTTTTGGGATCAGCAGAGATTGCAAAACAATATAAAGCTGAAAAGAAAGACGTCGTGGCCGTTCTTCAACTGGACATGACCTTATTCCCAGGCTCGGGTGAACTTGTAATTGGAAGTATGACGGATTTCACAAGTGCTTGGCTTCGCGATTATCTAAAGGCGATGAACGAAACTTATCTGCATGCGCGCGTGGTTGACGACAAGTGTGGATATGGTTGCAGTGACCATGCTTCTTGGAATCGTCAAGGGTATCCAGCATTGATGCCATTTGAGGCGACGTTTAGAAATAGCAACCAGAACATCCACACGGCAAAGGATGTGATTTCTCCTGCCTCCAACTTTAAGCATTCAGCTGTATATACGAAAATTGCTTTGGTGATGGCGATGGATTTGGCGAATAGCCAAGCTCGCCAACCTTACTAA
- a CDS encoding B12-binding domain-containing radical SAM protein, producing MNKDILLVTLNSSYPHSSFGLRYLMANLGDLQDRAQIMEFTIQKDPRDIAEALLRQNAKIIGLGVYIWNAQESLELVSLLKRISPDTIVVLGGPEVSHESESQKICQIADFTIKGEADFLFYEFCKNALDNGILPETKFISGALPDIKKIKSPYELYTDEDIQNRVIYVEVSRGCPYRCEYCLSSLDKAVRSFELTDFLSEMQKLLDRGARQFKFIDRTFNLSPTTCTTILQFFLDRIDLGLFLHFEMVPDRLPLEIRDLIKKFPPGALQFEIGIQTWNPEVARLVSRRNDYEKVKDNFRFLAEETGVHTHADLIAGLPGEDLESFAKGFDILASLRPHEIQVGILKRLKGAPIARHDKEWQMVYADHPPFQILRTKSMNFDTLQVMNRFAKYWDLYANSGSFKNFVNVLREKAQAREDKSFFWQFFEFNTFLTQRYAQSFGISQLSLFESAYVYLKDELQWPAEEAKALIMEDYSLTGKTDLPKFLKENVLKKTGTKEATSAIPKRQQRHLAGKTETVS from the coding sequence ATGAATAAAGACATTTTGTTGGTTACACTGAACTCAAGTTACCCCCATAGTTCCTTTGGTTTGCGCTACTTGATGGCGAATCTGGGTGATCTGCAAGACCGTGCACAGATCATGGAGTTCACCATTCAAAAAGATCCACGCGATATCGCCGAGGCATTGCTGCGTCAAAATGCGAAGATCATCGGCCTTGGCGTTTATATCTGGAACGCCCAAGAATCTTTAGAGCTTGTCTCGTTGTTGAAACGAATCAGCCCCGACACCATCGTGGTTCTGGGTGGACCCGAAGTCAGTCACGAATCAGAATCTCAGAAAATCTGTCAGATTGCGGACTTCACCATCAAGGGTGAAGCGGACTTTCTTTTCTATGAGTTCTGCAAAAACGCTTTAGATAATGGAATTCTGCCAGAGACAAAATTCATCTCTGGTGCTCTTCCAGATATCAAAAAGATCAAATCCCCGTATGAACTCTACACTGACGAGGATATTCAGAACCGAGTGATCTATGTGGAAGTTTCACGCGGTTGTCCTTATCGGTGCGAATACTGCCTTTCTTCTCTCGACAAAGCCGTGCGCAGTTTTGAACTGACAGATTTTCTTTCGGAGATGCAAAAGCTTTTGGATCGTGGCGCTCGTCAATTTAAGTTCATTGACCGCACGTTCAATTTAAGCCCCACGACTTGTACGACGATTCTGCAATTCTTTTTGGATCGCATTGATTTAGGCTTGTTCTTGCACTTTGAAATGGTGCCAGATCGTCTGCCATTAGAAATCCGCGACCTTATTAAAAAATTTCCTCCAGGAGCACTTCAGTTTGAGATCGGTATTCAAACTTGGAATCCTGAAGTCGCCCGCTTAGTAAGCCGTCGCAATGACTATGAAAAAGTAAAAGACAATTTCCGCTTTCTGGCGGAAGAAACAGGCGTTCACACGCACGCGGATCTCATCGCGGGGCTACCTGGGGAAGACCTTGAAAGCTTCGCAAAAGGTTTTGATATTCTAGCCTCTTTAAGACCTCATGAAATTCAGGTAGGTATTTTAAAACGCTTAAAGGGAGCTCCGATTGCCCGTCACGATAAAGAGTGGCAAATGGTCTATGCGGACCACCCTCCCTTCCAAATCCTACGTACAAAAAGTATGAACTTCGATACTTTGCAGGTGATGAATCGTTTCGCCAAGTACTGGGATCTTTATGCTAACAGCGGAAGCTTTAAAAACTTCGTCAATGTCCTTCGCGAGAAAGCGCAGGCTCGAGAAGACAAATCCTTTTTCTGGCAGTTCTTTGAATTTAATACGTTTCTTACGCAACGATATGCGCAGTCTTTTGGTATTTCTCAGCTCAGTTTGTTTGAGTCCGCTTACGTCTATCTGAAAGATGAACTTCAATGGCCTGCAGAAGAAGCTAAAGCATTGATTATGGAGGACTATTCTTTAACTGGTAAGACAGATTTGCCGAAGTTCTTAAAGGAGAATGTGCTAAAAAAGACCGGAACTAAAGAGGCGACTTCTGCCATTCCGAAGAGACAACAAAGACACTTGGCTGGGAAGACAGAGACCGTTTCATAA
- a CDS encoding DUF1772 domain-containing protein, producing MNVSGFLRYTSLMLVGLMAGSSFAFVLGMGPAMEKLSAAAYIELHQNLDPAFTAWNPFLYFLVTLIIAANLYLIRHDWKCLEFLLVLFALICVLDELLMTWTGNLPLNRAVHSWQMLAPPSDWVEVRSQWLRFMYIRCALLVSGFGLLLASSFFMKRSLSSQPSVFVVSSEWQKSPL from the coding sequence ATGAACGTTTCGGGATTTTTGCGATATACCAGTCTTATGCTGGTGGGCCTGATGGCGGGAAGCTCTTTTGCTTTTGTGCTGGGAATGGGGCCCGCCATGGAGAAACTCTCTGCAGCTGCGTATATCGAGCTTCATCAAAATTTGGATCCCGCATTCACGGCGTGGAATCCATTTCTTTATTTTCTGGTGACCCTCATCATCGCTGCTAATCTGTATTTGATTCGTCACGACTGGAAGTGTTTAGAGTTTCTTTTAGTTTTGTTTGCGCTGATTTGCGTGCTTGACGAGTTATTGATGACTTGGACGGGGAATTTACCTTTAAACCGCGCGGTTCATTCGTGGCAGATGCTCGCACCTCCGTCGGATTGGGTGGAGGTGCGTTCACAGTGGCTGAGGTTTATGTATATTCGTTGCGCTTTACTCGTTTCAGGCTTTGGACTGCTTCTGGCATCCAGCTTCTTTATGAAACGGTCTCTGTCTTCCCAGCCAAGTGTCTTTGTTGTCTCTTCGGAATGGCAGAAGTCGCCTCTTTAG
- the ubiG gene encoding bifunctional 2-polyprenyl-6-hydroxyphenol methylase/3-demethylubiquinol 3-O-methyltransferase UbiG, with amino-acid sequence MDMDLAKFDKEIVNNEAYDHLAERWYEAQDDPIALLRNQHKVEMPWILEEIRRNIGYRAEILDMGCGAGFLSNDLALAGHSVQGIDLSTSSLKVAADRDVTHTVRYQQGDVYSVPFAKESFDVVCAMDLLEHVSDPQRVIAEATRVLRPGGLFFFNTFAKNPLAWLVVIKGMEWFVKNTPKDYHVYSLFIDPEQMREWADESGLEVMQIRGIRPVFAQKAMLELIRTGVVPKDFRFKFTKLPLIAYTGYAKKMREH; translated from the coding sequence ATGGACATGGATCTCGCAAAATTCGATAAAGAGATCGTCAATAACGAAGCCTATGATCATTTAGCGGAGCGCTGGTATGAGGCGCAAGATGATCCCATCGCTTTACTGCGTAACCAACACAAAGTGGAAATGCCTTGGATATTGGAAGAAATTCGTCGCAACATCGGTTATCGCGCCGAGATCTTGGATATGGGTTGCGGAGCTGGCTTTCTTTCTAATGACTTGGCTCTGGCAGGGCATTCCGTGCAAGGCATTGATCTCTCGACATCCAGTCTGAAGGTGGCGGCGGACCGCGACGTCACTCACACCGTCCGTTACCAACAAGGAGACGTGTATTCGGTGCCTTTTGCGAAGGAAAGTTTCGATGTCGTCTGTGCAATGGACCTTCTTGAACACGTGTCGGACCCGCAGCGAGTGATCGCGGAAGCGACCCGCGTACTGCGTCCGGGGGGGCTCTTCTTTTTTAATACGTTCGCAAAGAATCCCTTGGCATGGCTGGTGGTTATTAAGGGCATGGAGTGGTTTGTAAAGAACACACCAAAGGACTATCACGTGTATTCTTTATTTATCGACCCAGAACAAATGAGGGAGTGGGCAGATGAAAGCGGGTTGGAAGTTATGCAAATTCGCGGAATACGTCCCGTCTTCGCGCAGAAAGCGATGCTTGAGCTTATTCGCACGGGTGTTGTCCCGAAAGATTTTCGTTTCAAATTTACAAAGCTCCCGCTTATCGCTTACACGGGATACGCCAAGAAGATGCGTGAGCATTAA
- a CDS encoding glycosyltransferase family 39 protein translates to MIKRTHLLSFIGITGMVLGLAWFFYLSPRPYNANFIQPDMKLYNKAPSTLNHRGTPEGLYWLSFTTPARTIALDKLILRTRNCVHSLTTTKGDWTLPTELSKICDNKKGLPLTKTATFLSSKTEWHIAGSTRGDLHGVILDKDWSEPKLAGGLAFFILSLGVLLYALIPADDSSERMAVVFALCGAFILRFWFVFITYPPELSLFSDMSAYFQRAWEISRNSFNAAQLFQPIGFTLWSQWIRDLGGFELFNWTQVFLSWGIVVLIYLMVRERFGRLAGFISLFFAAIHIPQAAMASLHLAENAYAFLITLSLWFILKALKNEKESGYFIVGFLLMTAFYFKGNHAFFLPAFSLWLIFRDRKNLRQGISKVFALGLGCLLIAIPHLIWTKAHYGKAYMGPTAGALNFVEGKCPSKDNQDSQGSRWMSPLFTVTGERTFKQWPRPFTDQKYFWNEGFKCVRENPAVLAESFRFVYYLFAGNMLWPVGETPMRSLFLDWEEFFHFFLLPLTVIGALAYARKNDDYSKIAALLMLTLFFTVWFFKSENRFRVPFDAVLIIWASAGLSWVFEKVKALFPARGRELGEVYEGRGI, encoded by the coding sequence ATGATAAAACGCACACATCTTCTTTCATTCATTGGCATAACCGGCATGGTTTTGGGACTAGCGTGGTTTTTTTATCTTTCACCTCGTCCTTACAATGCGAATTTCATTCAACCCGACATGAAGCTATACAACAAAGCTCCTTCCACTTTGAATCATCGTGGAACTCCTGAAGGGCTTTACTGGCTCAGCTTTACGACCCCAGCAAGAACTATTGCCTTAGACAAACTCATTCTTCGAACACGCAACTGTGTTCATTCTTTAACGACAACAAAAGGTGATTGGACCCTACCCACGGAACTATCGAAAATCTGTGACAACAAAAAAGGTCTTCCCTTAACAAAGACGGCGACTTTTTTGTCCAGCAAAACGGAATGGCATATCGCGGGGAGCACGCGTGGCGACCTTCACGGCGTGATTTTAGATAAAGACTGGTCAGAACCTAAACTTGCCGGGGGATTGGCCTTTTTTATTTTGAGCTTGGGTGTTTTGCTTTACGCTCTTATTCCGGCAGACGATAGTTCTGAGCGCATGGCCGTCGTGTTCGCGCTGTGTGGAGCATTCATCCTTCGCTTCTGGTTTGTATTCATCACATATCCGCCCGAGCTCAGCCTTTTTTCTGATATGTCGGCCTATTTTCAGAGGGCCTGGGAGATTTCACGAAACTCATTTAATGCCGCCCAACTTTTTCAACCCATTGGCTTTACTTTATGGTCGCAATGGATTCGTGACTTAGGGGGCTTTGAACTTTTCAATTGGACTCAAGTGTTTCTGTCTTGGGGTATCGTTGTATTGATCTATCTCATGGTGCGCGAGCGCTTCGGAAGATTGGCGGGATTCATCAGTCTTTTCTTTGCGGCAATTCATATTCCCCAAGCAGCCATGGCCTCACTGCATCTTGCGGAAAATGCGTATGCGTTTCTGATCACGCTTTCCCTTTGGTTTATATTAAAAGCATTAAAGAATGAAAAAGAGAGCGGCTACTTTATCGTCGGCTTCCTTTTAATGACGGCTTTTTATTTTAAGGGCAATCACGCCTTCTTTTTACCAGCGTTTTCATTATGGTTGATCTTCCGTGATCGAAAGAATTTACGCCAAGGAATCTCTAAAGTTTTTGCGCTGGGGTTAGGGTGCCTGCTTATTGCCATTCCTCACCTAATTTGGACGAAAGCGCATTACGGTAAAGCGTATATGGGACCAACAGCAGGGGCATTAAATTTCGTCGAGGGAAAATGTCCTTCTAAAGACAATCAAGACTCTCAAGGCAGTCGTTGGATGTCGCCACTATTCACCGTGACCGGCGAAAGAACTTTCAAACAATGGCCTCGTCCGTTCACCGATCAGAAATACTTTTGGAATGAAGGTTTCAAATGTGTGCGCGAAAACCCAGCGGTCCTCGCGGAAAGTTTTCGCTTTGTTTACTATTTATTTGCAGGAAACATGTTATGGCCTGTGGGGGAAACGCCGATGCGTTCGCTTTTCCTTGATTGGGAGGAGTTCTTTCATTTCTTTCTTCTTCCTCTTACCGTGATAGGGGCCCTGGCTTATGCAAGAAAGAACGACGACTATTCAAAAATAGCCGCTCTTCTGATGTTGACGTTATTTTTCACGGTGTGGTTCTTCAAATCTGAAAACAGATTTCGGGTTCCTTTTGATGCCGTCCTGATCATATGGGCATCCGCGGGACTGTCTTGGGTTTTTGAGAAAGTCAAAGCCCTCTTCCCCGCACGCGGTCGCGAGCTTGGAGAAGTTTACGAAGGACGCGGAATTTGA